The window CGCCGCCGCAGCGATGGGCCGGGTCCGGCGCGCGGTCTACCAGCCGGACCCGAACCGGGCCAAGGCGTACGAAGCGCTCTACGCCGAGTACCGAACCCTGCACGACTACTTCGGCGGGGGGACGAACGACGTCCTCCACCGTCTCCGCCGCATCCGGAACGAGGCCCGCGCATGATCCAGCAGCTCCGTGAACAGCTGGTGGACCTGCACCACGAGCTGATCCGCTGGAACCTCGTCGTCTGGACCGCGGGCAACGTCTCCGCCCGCGTCCCGGGTGAGGACCTGTTCGTCATCAAACCCAGCGGCGTCTCGTACGACGCGCTGACGCCGGAGTCGATGGTCGTCTGCGACCTCGACGGTCGCCTCGTCGAGGGGGATCTGTCCCCGTCGAGTGACACCGCCGCGCACGCCTACGTCTACAAGCATCGTCCGGACGTCGGGGGAGTGGTTCATACCCACTCGCCGTACGCCACCGCCTGGGCAGCACGAGGCGAACCCATCCCCTGCGTGTTGACCGCGATGGCCGACGAATTCGGCGGCGAGATCCCGGTCGGGCCGTTCGCGATCATCGGTGACGACTCGATCGGGCGGGGCATCGTCGAGACCCTCGCGAACCACCGCTCGCCGGCCGTTCTGATGCGCAGCCACGGCCCCTTCACGATCGGCAAGGACGCAAAAGCCGCGGTGAAAGCGGCGGTGATGTGCGAGGACGTCGCCCGCACCGTCCACATCGCCCAGCAGTTCGGGCCGGTGGAGCCGGTGGACAAGGCAGCCGTCGACCGGCTCTACGACCGCTACCAGAACGTGTACGGCCAGCCCTGAGCAACCTCCAAACCCCAAACCCCCAACGGAGGACCGCACATGCGAGCGAAGAAAGTCCTCGGCGGCCTCGTCGCCCTAGGCCTTGCGATGTCCCTCACCGCCTGTAGCGGCGGCCGCGGTTCGGACTCGTCCGACTCCGGCGACAACGACGGCGCGCTGATCGGCGTCGCGATGCCGACGAAGGTGTCCGAGCGATGGATCGCCGACGGCGACGCGGTCAAGGCCGACCTGGAGAAGGCCGGCTACGAGGTCGACCTGGAGTACGCCAACAACGACATCCCGACCCAGGTCAAGCAGATCAGCAACATGATCACCCGCGGCGCGAAGGTGCTGATCATCGCGTCGATCGACGGTGGTTCGCTGAGCGACCAGCTGGACGCCGCCGCCAAGGCCGGCATCAAGGTGATCTCCTACGACCGGCTGCTCACCGGCAGCAAGAACGTCGACTACTACGTCTCGTTCGACAACTTCAAGGTCGGCGTCCAGCAGGGCACCAGCCTGCTGCAGGGCCTCGGCGTCGTCGACGCGAGCGGCAAGCCGACCGGCAAGAAGGGCCCGTTCAACGTCGAGCTGTTCGCAGGCAGCAGCGACGACAACAACGCGCACCTCTTCTACGACGGCGCGATGTCCGTGCTCAAGCCGTACATCGACGACAAGACGCTCGTCGTGCGCAGCGGCCAGACCGCGTTCAACCAGATCGCGATCCTGCGCTGGGACCCGGCGACCGCCAAGGCCCGCATGCAGAACCTGATCGCGAAGTCGTACTCCGGTGGCGCGGTCGTCGACGGCGTCCTCTCGCCGTACGACGGGCTCTCGCTCGGCATCCTCTCCGCGGTGACCGGCGCCGGTTACGGCACCGGCGGCAAGAAGCTCCCGGTCGTCACCGGCCAGGACGCCGAGGTGCCCAGCCTGAAGTCGATTCTCGCCGGTCAGCAGTACTCGACGATCTTCAAGGACACCCGGAAGCTCGGTCACCAGGCCGCGACGATGACCGACGACCTGCTGAACGGCAAGGAGCCCGAGGTCAACGACACGAAGACCTACGACAACAAGGTCAAGGTCGTCCCGAGCTACCTCTTCCCGCCGGTCGTCATCACCAAGGAGAACGTGCAGTCCGAGGTGATCGCGTCCGGCTACCACACCCAGGCAGAACTGGACAAGTAGCCCTGTTCGGTGGGCCGCCCCGCCCGGACGGCCCACCGGTAAGAGGAGAACCTCATGCAGGACGCGATTCTCGTGATGCGCGACATCACGAAGACGTTCCCGGGTGTCAACGCACTGCAGGACGTCTCGATCGAGGTGGAACGCGGCACGGTCCACGCGATCTGCGGCGAGAACGGTGCCGGGAAATCCACGCTGATGAAGGTGCTCTCCGGCGTCTACCCGCACGGCACGTTCGACGGTGAGATCGAGTTCGACGGTGAACCGGTGGAGTTCAAGTCGATCAACGACTCCGAGGCCGCCGGGATCGTGATCATCCACCAGGAGTTGGCGCTCAGCCCGTACCTGTCGATCGCCGAGAACATCTACCTCGGCAACGAGCAGGCCCGGCGGGGATGGATCGACTGGAACAAGACGAACCTGGAGGCCGCGAAGCTGCTGCGGCGGGTCGGGCTGCGCGACAACCCGATCACGAAGATCGTCGACCTCGGCGTCGGCAAGCAGCAGCTCGTCGAGATCGCGAAGGCGCTCTCGAAGCGGGTCCGGCTGTTGATCCTCGACGAGCCCACCGCGGCGTTGAACGACGACGACTCCGCGCACCTGCTCGAGCTGATCACCCAGCTGCGCGAGCAGGGCATCACGTCGATCCTGATCAGCCACAAGCTCAACGAGATCGAGGCGATCGCCGACCGGGTGACGATCCTCCGCGACGGCAAGCTGATCGAGACGTTGGAAATGCACTCCGGAAGCGTGACCGAGGAGCGCATCATCCGCGGCATGGTCGGCCGGGACCTGGAGAGCCGGTTTCCCGACCACGAGCCGAACGTCGGCGAGGAGCTGCTGCGGATCGAGGACTGGACCGTCCACCACCCGATCGACCGCACGCGCAAGGTCGTCGACGGGGCGAACCTGTCGGTGCGCGCCGGTGAGATCGTCGGCATCGCGGGGCTGATGGGCGCCGGGCGGACCGAGCTCGCGATGAGCGTGTTCGGGCACAGCTACGGCACCGGGATCAGCGGTCGCGTCTACAAGCGCGGCGTCGAGGTGCGGACGAACACCGTGCCGCGCGCGATCAAGGCGGGCATCGCGTACGTGACCGAGGACCGGAAACGGTACGGCCTCAACCTGATCGACGACATCAAGCGGAACATCTCCGGCTCGGCGCTGGGGAAGCTGGCGCACTTCGGGTTCGTGAGCGATCCGGAGGAGACCACGGTCGCGAACCGGTTCCTCAAGAGCATGAACATCAAGGCGCCCGCGGTCACCGTCAACACCGGCAAGCTCTCCGGCGGCAACCAGCAGAAGGTCGTGCTGTCGAAGTGGATGTTCGCCGACCCCGACGTCCTGATCCTGGACGAACCCACGCGGGGCGTCGACGTCGGTGCGAAGTACGAGATCTACACGGTCATCAACCGGCTGGCCGACGAGGGCAAGGGCATCGTCGTCATCTCGTCCGAGCTGCCGGAACTCCTCGGCATCTGTGACCGCATCTACACGCTCTCCGAGGGGCGCATCACCGCCGACGTGCCGCGGAGCGAAGCCACCGCCGAGCACCTCATGCAGTACATGACTCAGTATCGGGAGGTGGACGCGTGAGCGCCCCCACGGGACTCGACAAACCGCCGGCGGGGGCACCGGACGCCCCCCCGGCGAAGCGGCCGCTGGCCGGTGCCCTCAGCTATCTGACCGGGCAGCTCAGTCAGGTCGGGCTGTTCATCGCGCTGATCGTCATCGTGGTGTTCTTCCAGATCACGACCGACGGCATCACGCTCAAGCCGATCAACATCTCGAACCTGATCATCCAGAACAGCTACATCCTGATCCTCGCGGTCGGGATGGTGATGGTGATCATCGCCGGCCACATCGACCTGTCGGTCGGGTCAGTGGTCGCGTTCATCGGTGCGATGGCCGGCGTGATGATCACGCAGTGGGACCTGCCGTGGCCGCTCGCGGTGTTCCTCTGTCTCGTCCTCGGTGCGCTGGTCGGAGCCTGGCAGGGCTACTGGATCGCGTACTTCGGTATCCCCGCGTTCATCGTGACGCTCGGCGGCATGCTGGCGTTCCGCGGTGCGGCGCAGATCGCGCTGCAGAACGAGCAGATCGCGCCGTTCCCGGAGGGGTTCCGCGCGCTCGGGTCGGGCTTCCTGCCGACGTTCGGGACGACCGGGTACGAACCGCTGACGATGATCCTCGGCTCGCTCGCGGCGCTGGCCCTGGTGGTCTCGGCGTTCCGTCAGCGGCTCGAACGGCGTAAGTACGACCTGGAGGACGAACCGCTTTGGTGGTTCGTCGCGAAGCAGGCGTTCGCGGTCGCGCTGATCCTGCTCGTCACCGTGCAACTCGCCAGCTACGACGGCACGCCGATCGTGCTGGTGATCCTCGGGGTGCTGGTCGTGGGCTATACGGCGGTGATGAGCCGGTCGGTGTTCGGTCGGCACATCTACGCGATCGGCGGCAACCTCGCCGCGGCGGAGCTGTCCGGCGTCAAGGCCAAGCGGGTGACGTTCTGGCTGTTCGTCAACATGGGCGTGATCTCGGCGCTGGCCGGTCTCGTCTTCACGGCGGGTCTGAACCTGGCCGGTCCGAGTGCCGGTACGAACTTCGAGCTGGACGCGATCTCCGCGGTGTTCATCGGCGGTGCGGCGGTGACCGGCGGCATCGGGACGATTCCCGGAGCGATCATCGGCGGTCTGATCATCGGCATCCTGAACAACGGCATGTCGATCCTGGGCGTCGGCACCGAGTGGCAGCAGCTGATCAAGGGCCTGGTGCTGCTGGCCGCGGTGGCATTCGACTTCTACAACAAGCGTCGGCGGGCATCACCGCTGGGCTGATCCAGTACCTTGAACGGTATATACCGTTTTGGGAACTTCGGGGGTGGCTGTGAACGGGCCCGAGCACTACCTGCACGCACAGAAGTACGCGACCGAGTCGGCCACCGACAAGGAACCGGAGTGGATGACGGCTCATGCGGCACTGGCGCAGGTGCACGCGACGCTTGCGCTAACCGCCGCGATCGCGGAGTTCGGCGACACCAAGAGCGGGGTGGGGCGGGTGGCCAGCGACTGGACCGGCTGGCGCAACGCGGGCGCGGTGCTCTCGCCGACCGCAAACCCGAGCCCGCTGGAGTAGCCCGGTCGGCCGCGCGTTACGGACGCGCGGCCACATCCGGACGCCGTCGGGCCCACCACCGCAGCCGAACGGCTGAGCGGGTTTGCGCGGGCTGGCCCGGACTCGCCCGAACCTGGCCGTTCGGCTAGGGCCGTCGGTCGAGGTGCCTCCGGACATACGGCCGTCTTGCTGCGAGGACTTCGATTCGTAACATCACGCGGTGTCTTATCCACAGCAAGGTCAAAACAAGCGCTCAGGTTTACAGCCGCTGCACTGGGCGCTGATCGGCGTCGGAGGCGTGATCGTCCTCCTGTGCGGGCTCTGCGGCATCGTCGGAGTCTTCTCGTCCCCCGACGAGTCGTCGCCGAGCCCGACGACCGTCGCGGCCACCGAATCGTCGGCGGTCCCGGCGGCATCGCCGTCGACGTCCTCGGCCGAGCCGTCGCCGACCGACCTCGCTACGACCGGCGCGCCGGTGGTCGGCGACGGTGTGATCGGGTCCCAGCCGAGTGCGGATGCCGACGTCGACGTCGATCAGCAGACCGTGCCGGACGTCGTTCCGACCACGCGTGCCGCGGCGCCGCGCCCGACCACCCAGGCTCCGGCGCCGGCGCCAGCGAAGACCACCGCCGGTAGCTCGGTGTACTACAAGAACTGTGACGCTGTGCGTGCGGCCGGTGCGGATCCGATCCGCGCCGGCGACCCCGGTTACGCGAAGCACCTCGACCGGGACGGGGACGGCGTCGGCTGCGAGTGAGGTCAGATCCGGCCGAGGATTCGGTCGACGGTGATCTCGAGGACGACGCGGAGGGGGTTCTCGCGCGGGGGGCGGTACCGAGCGGCGTAGCGCCGCTCGGCGTCCAGCACACGGGCGGGGTCGGAGACGACCTCGACCGTCCCCTCCAGCGTCAGCCACCGTCCGCCGTCGACCTGGCAGATCGCCGCCCGCTTGGTCTCTCGGGCGTTCACGGCCTTGCGGGACGGACCGGAGCAGATCACGCGTGCCAGGCCGGCGTCGGCGTCCCAGGTGAACCCGACCGGGGTGACGTGCGGCGAACCGTCCGTCCGCAGCGTCGTGAGCGTGGCCAGGTGCCGCTCGGTGAGGAATTCGAGCGCGGCGGGGGGCAGGTCAGCGGGGTCGAGAGGCACCGGCCGAGCCTAGCCGCAGCTCAGCGCAGCAGCGCGTCGACCACCAGGTCGAAGTACTCCTGATCGGCGGTGGGCCCGGCGAGTTCATCCGGCGCCGTGTGGGCGAGCTGCACGTGCCCGAGGTAGGCGGTGTAGGCCAGCACCGCATGCTGCCTGGCCGCGCGGTCATCGAACCCGATCGCGGCGAACACGTCGGTCACGTACTCCAGCCGGCGGGCGGTCACGCGGCGGAGCACCGGCGCGACCCGGGGGTCGTCGGAGTTGCCGAGCAGCGTGACCTCTACGCCGTACCGGGTCGCGCCGGTGACCACGTGGTGGAAGAGCCGCCGGAGCCGCAGCCGTGGGTCGGGCTCGGCGTCCATCGTGGTGATGATGTCCTCGGTGACCTGCTCCCACCGGGCGAGCGCGGCCTCCACCAGCGCGTCCCGGTTGGCGAAGTGCCAGTAGAAGCTGCCCTTCGTCGTGCCCAGGCGAGCCGCGATCGGTTCGACCGCTATACCGGCCAGCCCGCGCTCGCCCAGGACGATGAGCGCCTCGGTGGCCCAATCGTCCGCGGTCAAAGTCCGACGATCGTCTTTACCCACGGCCATACGCTACCGTATGGTCAGTCCATACGGCACCGTATGGAGGCTCCCCGTGCGCAACGTCCACGCCCGCGAACTGCCCGTTCCACCCAGCGCTGTCGCCCTGCTGATCGACGGTCTGTCCGGCCCCGACGACCAGCTCTGGCCCGCGGGCTGGCCGCCGCTCCGCTTCGACGGTCCGCTCGGCGCCGGGGCATCCGGTGGGCACGGTCCGATTCGGTACTCGGTCACCGAGTACGAGCCCGGCCGCCGGGTTCGCTGCGCGTTCTCCCCGACGCTCGGAGTCCGGGGGTATCACGAGTTCCGCGCCGACCCGGTGGCCGACGACCGGGTCCGCCTCGTCCACGAGATCGACGCCACCCTCGGCGGCCGGATGCGGGTGCTGTGGCCGCTGGCCATCCGCTGGCTGCACGACGCGCTGATCGAGGACGCGCTCGACAACGCCGAGCGCGTGACGACCGGCGCGGTCGTCAACCCGAACCGCTGGTCGCCCTGGGTCCGCCTCCTCCGCCGCGCCGGCCGCGGCCCGCGACAGCTCGCCGGGCGCGGCCCGCGACGGCTCGCCGGCCGTGGCCCGGGACGGCTCGCCGGGCGCGGCCCGGGGCTGCTCGTCGGCCGTGGCCCGGGGCTGCTCGTCGGCCGTGGTCTGGAGCTGCTCGCCGGCGGCGGTGCGGGACGGCTCGCCGGCGGCGGCCCGGGGTCGGCTGTTGGTCGCGGCCCGGGGCCGGCCGCTGGTGGGGTTGGGCCGAGGCCAGTTGCGGTGCCGGAGCGGGCCTCGACCGACTTCGGGCACGCCGACCTCGCCGACGCCTACGCGGTGCCGTTGACGCCGGGCATGCCGCACGACGCGGCGGCGTGGCTCGGTGCGACGTTCGGCAACCCGCCCGGCTGGGTCCGGGCCGCGCTGGCGATCCGGCAGGCCGCGGTGCCGCTACTGGGCATCGAGCGGGCGCCCCGCGACACGTTCCGGCCGAGCACGCTCACCGAACGGTCCGCCACGATCGACGCGGACGCCGGCCACCTGGTGTTCCGGGCCGAGCTGACGGTCGACGAGCAGAACGTCACGCTGGCCACGCTGGCACGTGCCCACAACCGGCGCGGCCGGGTCTACCTCGCGGTGGTCGAGCGGGTGCATCCGCTGGTGGTTCGCTCGATGCTGCGCCGTGCGGCGGCCACCGCCGCGCACGGACGTCTCTCGCCCACCTGAGACCGCCCGGATCAAGCCGCGCCCACGGGTCAGGACTGGCGGAAGGCGTCGAGGATCTCGTCGGCGGCGAGCGCGGGGGTCAGCGTGCCCTCGGCGACCTGCTGCTCCACCTTCGGGGCGATCTCGGCGACCCGCGGATGGTCGCGCAACGACGCCAGCAGCCGGTCCTGCACCATCGTCCACACCCAGCGGACCTGCTGTTCCCGACGGCGGGCCTCCAGCGCGCCCGACGCGGTCCGGGTGTCCTGGTGCCGGACGATCTGCTCCCAGATCTCCTCCAGCCCGGTGCCCTCGGACGCGCTGCACGTCAGCACCGGAACGTCCCACCCGCCCCGATCCCCGTGCAGCAGCCGCAGGGCACCGGCGAGCTCCCGGGCCGCGCGGCGGGCGTCGTTCACGTGCGGCCCATCGGCCTTGTTCACCGTGATGACGTCGGCGAGCTCCAGGACGCCCTTCTTGATGCCCTGGAGTTGGTCGCCGGTGCGGGCCAGCGTGAGCAGCAGGAACGAGTCGACCATCTCGGCGACCGTAGTTTCGGACTGCCCGACGCCGACGGTCTCGACCAGGACGACGTCGTACCCGGCAGCCTCGACGATGACCATCGCCTCCCGGGTGGCCTTCGCGACGCCGCCGAGCGTCCCGGCACTCGGCGACGGCCGGATGAACGCGTGCGGATCCACCGAGAGCCGGGCCATCCTGGTCTTGTCGCCGAGGATGCTGCCGCCGGTCCGGGTCGACGACGGGTCGACGGCCAGGACCGCCACCCGGTGACCCCGGCCGGTGAGGAAGACCCCGAGCGCGTCGATGAACGTCGACTTGCCGACGCCGGGCACCCCGGTGATCCCGACTCGCCGAACCGACGGTTGCAGCGGCCCCCGCCCGGCCACCGGCGCCTGCACGGCCGCGGTCAGCCGGGTCAGGAGCTCCTGGGCAGCGACCCGGTGGTCGGCGCGCCGCGACTCGACCAGCGTGATCGCCCGCGCGATCCACGCGCGCTCCCCGGCGAGAACTCCCCGCGCGTACTCCTCCACCTCCGGCGCCGGCCGCGTCATTTGCCCGCTCCCACGCGAGGCCCCGGCCTTTGCCCACCGCGATCTGACGCGAAATCGGCCTCTACGGGACCGTTAGAGGTCGCTTTCGCGCCAACCGCCCCGGCGCCCCGCGCTGCGACGCCCCGCGCCCCGGCGCCCCGCGCTGCGGCGGCGCCCTGCGCCACGGCGCCCCGCGCCCCGGCGCCCTGCGCTGCGGCGGCGCGCGGTGTGGCGTCCGCATGGGGGAGGGT is drawn from Cryptosporangium aurantiacum and contains these coding sequences:
- the mmsB gene encoding multiple monosaccharide ABC transporter permease → MSAPTGLDKPPAGAPDAPPAKRPLAGALSYLTGQLSQVGLFIALIVIVVFFQITTDGITLKPINISNLIIQNSYILILAVGMVMVIIAGHIDLSVGSVVAFIGAMAGVMITQWDLPWPLAVFLCLVLGALVGAWQGYWIAYFGIPAFIVTLGGMLAFRGAAQIALQNEQIAPFPEGFRALGSGFLPTFGTTGYEPLTMILGSLAALALVVSAFRQRLERRKYDLEDEPLWWFVAKQAFAVALILLVTVQLASYDGTPIVLVILGVLVVGYTAVMSRSVFGRHIYAIGGNLAAAELSGVKAKRVTFWLFVNMGVISALAGLVFTAGLNLAGPSAGTNFELDAISAVFIGGAAVTGGIGTIPGAIIGGLIIGILNNGMSILGVGTEWQQLIKGLVLLAAVAFDFYNKRRRASPLG
- the meaB gene encoding methylmalonyl Co-A mutase-associated GTPase MeaB translates to MTRPAPEVEEYARGVLAGERAWIARAITLVESRRADHRVAAQELLTRLTAAVQAPVAGRGPLQPSVRRVGITGVPGVGKSTFIDALGVFLTGRGHRVAVLAVDPSSTRTGGSILGDKTRMARLSVDPHAFIRPSPSAGTLGGVAKATREAMVIVEAAGYDVVLVETVGVGQSETTVAEMVDSFLLLTLARTGDQLQGIKKGVLELADVITVNKADGPHVNDARRAARELAGALRLLHGDRGGWDVPVLTCSASEGTGLEEIWEQIVRHQDTRTASGALEARRREQQVRWVWTMVQDRLLASLRDHPRVAEIAPKVEQQVAEGTLTPALAADEILDAFRQS
- a CDS encoding L-ribulose-5-phosphate 4-epimerase, which codes for MIQQLREQLVDLHHELIRWNLVVWTAGNVSARVPGEDLFVIKPSGVSYDALTPESMVVCDLDGRLVEGDLSPSSDTAAHAYVYKHRPDVGGVVHTHSPYATAWAARGEPIPCVLTAMADEFGGEIPVGPFAIIGDDSIGRGIVETLANHRSPAVLMRSHGPFTIGKDAKAAVKAAVMCEDVARTVHIAQQFGPVEPVDKAAVDRLYDRYQNVYGQP
- a CDS encoding DUF2867 domain-containing protein encodes the protein MRNVHARELPVPPSAVALLIDGLSGPDDQLWPAGWPPLRFDGPLGAGASGGHGPIRYSVTEYEPGRRVRCAFSPTLGVRGYHEFRADPVADDRVRLVHEIDATLGGRMRVLWPLAIRWLHDALIEDALDNAERVTTGAVVNPNRWSPWVRLLRRAGRGPRQLAGRGPRRLAGRGPGRLAGRGPGLLVGRGPGLLVGRGLELLAGGGAGRLAGGGPGSAVGRGPGPAAGGVGPRPVAVPERASTDFGHADLADAYAVPLTPGMPHDAAAWLGATFGNPPGWVRAALAIRQAAVPLLGIERAPRDTFRPSTLTERSATIDADAGHLVFRAELTVDEQNVTLATLARAHNRRGRVYLAVVERVHPLVVRSMLRRAAATAAHGRLSPT
- a CDS encoding excalibur calcium-binding domain-containing protein produces the protein MSYPQQGQNKRSGLQPLHWALIGVGGVIVLLCGLCGIVGVFSSPDESSPSPTTVAATESSAVPAASPSTSSAEPSPTDLATTGAPVVGDGVIGSQPSADADVDVDQQTVPDVVPTTRAAAPRPTTQAPAPAPAKTTAGSSVYYKNCDAVRAAGADPIRAGDPGYAKHLDRDGDGVGCE
- the chvE gene encoding multiple monosaccharide ABC transporter substrate-binding protein, giving the protein MRAKKVLGGLVALGLAMSLTACSGGRGSDSSDSGDNDGALIGVAMPTKVSERWIADGDAVKADLEKAGYEVDLEYANNDIPTQVKQISNMITRGAKVLIIASIDGGSLSDQLDAAAKAGIKVISYDRLLTGSKNVDYYVSFDNFKVGVQQGTSLLQGLGVVDASGKPTGKKGPFNVELFAGSSDDNNAHLFYDGAMSVLKPYIDDKTLVVRSGQTAFNQIAILRWDPATAKARMQNLIAKSYSGGAVVDGVLSPYDGLSLGILSAVTGAGYGTGGKKLPVVTGQDAEVPSLKSILAGQQYSTIFKDTRKLGHQAATMTDDLLNGKEPEVNDTKTYDNKVKVVPSYLFPPVVITKENVQSEVIASGYHTQAELDK
- a CDS encoding pyridoxamine 5'-phosphate oxidase family protein, with the protein product MPLDPADLPPAALEFLTERHLATLTTLRTDGSPHVTPVGFTWDADAGLARVICSGPSRKAVNARETKRAAICQVDGGRWLTLEGTVEVVSDPARVLDAERRYAARYRPPRENPLRVVLEITVDRILGRI
- the mmsA gene encoding multiple monosaccharide ABC transporter ATP-binding protein, producing MQDAILVMRDITKTFPGVNALQDVSIEVERGTVHAICGENGAGKSTLMKVLSGVYPHGTFDGEIEFDGEPVEFKSINDSEAAGIVIIHQELALSPYLSIAENIYLGNEQARRGWIDWNKTNLEAAKLLRRVGLRDNPITKIVDLGVGKQQLVEIAKALSKRVRLLILDEPTAALNDDDSAHLLELITQLREQGITSILISHKLNEIEAIADRVTILRDGKLIETLEMHSGSVTEERIIRGMVGRDLESRFPDHEPNVGEELLRIEDWTVHHPIDRTRKVVDGANLSVRAGEIVGIAGLMGAGRTELAMSVFGHSYGTGISGRVYKRGVEVRTNTVPRAIKAGIAYVTEDRKRYGLNLIDDIKRNISGSALGKLAHFGFVSDPEETTVANRFLKSMNIKAPAVTVNTGKLSGGNQQKVVLSKWMFADPDVLILDEPTRGVDVGAKYEIYTVINRLADEGKGIVVISSELPELLGICDRIYTLSEGRITADVPRSEATAEHLMQYMTQYREVDA
- a CDS encoding TetR/AcrR family transcriptional regulator; translated protein: MTADDWATEALIVLGERGLAGIAVEPIAARLGTTKGSFYWHFANRDALVEAALARWEQVTEDIITTMDAEPDPRLRLRRLFHHVVTGATRYGVEVTLLGNSDDPRVAPVLRRVTARRLEYVTDVFAAIGFDDRAARQHAVLAYTAYLGHVQLAHTAPDELAGPTADQEYFDLVVDALLR